The following proteins are co-located in the Sporolactobacillus pectinivorans genome:
- a CDS encoding DUF1189 domain-containing protein — MNSGTNRFPINYFANMFKPKQIFVQRNAFNWWKLAFLFVFISACLMMPLTLQLYTIKTIPVSILAPSMSKMMNQDFTAQLQHCSIADGILHGTSYQQENGRNLLAIDPGNKWRVSGSTYHRSIRHFDNALVFQKKQLIISDQNGFGFTVLYPKETNFLFDGGKINMGNQIGQLWVRQYKADFFGAISLLSFAGLLISSMLLMGTMTFILWLTKRSKMSDIHSFRESASIIMMSAGLPSIAALIVSLIAFNFGTMMMIQSFGLVLMIAFVFWKTRFQDERDVRNKKMALAGSRR, encoded by the coding sequence ATGAACTCAGGAACAAATCGTTTTCCAATCAATTATTTTGCCAATATGTTCAAACCGAAACAAATCTTCGTCCAAAGGAATGCTTTTAATTGGTGGAAACTGGCTTTCCTGTTTGTTTTCATCAGTGCATGTCTCATGATGCCGCTCACTTTGCAACTTTATACGATAAAAACAATACCAGTTTCAATTCTGGCACCTTCTATGAGTAAAATGATGAATCAGGATTTTACAGCACAATTGCAGCATTGTTCTATAGCCGATGGGATTTTGCATGGTACTTCTTACCAGCAGGAAAACGGTAGAAATCTGCTGGCAATTGACCCCGGAAACAAATGGAGAGTATCCGGTTCGACGTATCACCGGTCGATACGTCACTTTGACAATGCACTTGTCTTTCAAAAAAAACAACTGATCATCAGCGATCAAAACGGATTTGGTTTTACTGTTCTTTATCCGAAAGAAACAAACTTCCTGTTTGACGGCGGAAAGATCAACATGGGTAATCAGATTGGTCAGCTCTGGGTCAGACAATATAAGGCGGATTTCTTTGGGGCTATTTCATTGCTTAGTTTTGCCGGTCTGCTCATCTCCAGCATGCTTCTGATGGGTACCATGACTTTTATTTTATGGCTGACAAAGCGGTCGAAAATGTCGGATATCCATTCTTTCAGGGAGAGCGCGTCAATTATTATGATGTCTGCCGGCCTTCCTTCAATAGCAGCACTGATTGTTTCGCTGATCGCTTTTAATTTTGGGACAATGATGATGATCCAATCATTTGGTCTCGTTTTAATGATTGCATTCGTATTCTGGAAAACACGCTTTCAGGATGAACGGGACGTGAGAAATAAAAAAATGGCACTTGCGGGCAGTAGGAGATGA
- a CDS encoding glycoside hydrolase family 13 protein: MATLWWHRAVVYQIYPKSFMDTDGDGVGDIPGIIEKLDYIKSLGANVLWLNPIFKSPQIDNGYDVSDYYAIGPEFGRLSDIEKLISEAKKRGLRIILDLVVNHTSDQHYWFQEARKGRNNPYRNFYIWRDGHGGKEPNNWASFFGGSVWTYDPGTDQYYFHLFDKKMPDLNWEHPEVRRQIYAMAKFWRDKGIDGFRLDAIIHLAKDMRFHDFENGDTAEGFAIAEPCYANLPRVHDFIHEFNRVLKSGHTDFLLVGEAASADVALAEKYSDPGREECDCIITFRHLDTEVVDEDPRLPRGWQKEKLNFRTFKKTMEEWQRQLFGKGWSALYWNNHDMPRLLSRFGNEGKYRWESAKMLATLMYLQWGMPFILQGEEIGMINLKMQHIRDYDEPGLAAFTEQAQKLGYSNAEILKMVQARSKNTSRGAMQWNDAAYGGFSEAKPWLGINDDYRTVNVAMQEGNTESVLNYYRALFRIRNREVVFTEGSCQLLDTDNDALYTYRREYNEDAALVICNLTNQSQDFHYPGLSSWTCLLSNSGNCDFSGEDMTLVPYGCYVLKKEI, encoded by the coding sequence ATGGCGACACTATGGTGGCATCGGGCCGTTGTCTATCAGATCTATCCAAAGAGCTTTATGGATACCGATGGAGACGGAGTTGGCGACATTCCCGGAATTATTGAAAAACTCGACTATATAAAATCTCTTGGCGCTAATGTATTGTGGCTCAATCCAATTTTTAAATCACCGCAGATAGACAATGGCTATGATGTCAGTGATTACTATGCGATTGGCCCTGAATTCGGAAGGCTGTCTGATATCGAGAAGCTGATTTCAGAGGCGAAAAAACGCGGGCTTAGAATCATTCTCGATCTTGTCGTCAATCATACGTCCGATCAGCACTACTGGTTTCAGGAAGCACGAAAAGGCAGGAATAATCCGTACAGGAATTTCTACATCTGGCGTGACGGGCACGGGGGGAAAGAACCAAACAATTGGGCTTCCTTCTTCGGAGGGAGCGTGTGGACTTATGATCCGGGGACTGATCAGTACTATTTTCATTTGTTTGATAAAAAAATGCCTGATCTTAATTGGGAGCATCCTGAAGTCCGAAGACAAATCTATGCGATGGCCAAGTTCTGGAGAGACAAAGGCATCGACGGATTTCGACTGGATGCTATTATCCATCTTGCGAAGGATATGAGGTTTCATGATTTTGAAAACGGTGACACAGCGGAAGGCTTTGCCATTGCTGAACCATGCTACGCGAATCTGCCGCGTGTACATGATTTTATTCATGAATTTAACCGTGTCCTGAAATCTGGCCACACCGATTTCCTGCTCGTGGGTGAAGCAGCTTCGGCAGATGTGGCATTGGCGGAAAAGTATTCAGATCCTGGGCGGGAAGAATGCGATTGTATCATCACATTCAGGCATCTGGATACCGAAGTTGTTGATGAAGATCCGAGACTTCCAAGGGGATGGCAGAAAGAAAAACTGAATTTCCGAACTTTCAAAAAAACCATGGAAGAGTGGCAGCGTCAGTTGTTCGGAAAGGGGTGGAGCGCACTTTACTGGAACAATCACGATATGCCCCGTCTTCTGTCGCGGTTCGGCAATGAAGGAAAATATCGGTGGGAAAGCGCTAAAATGCTGGCGACGCTCATGTATTTGCAGTGGGGGATGCCTTTCATTTTACAAGGCGAAGAGATTGGTATGATTAATCTGAAAATGCAACATATCCGTGACTATGATGAACCCGGTCTGGCGGCATTTACGGAACAGGCACAGAAACTTGGTTACAGCAACGCTGAGATCCTGAAAATGGTTCAGGCACGTTCAAAAAACACGTCGCGTGGTGCCATGCAATGGAATGATGCAGCTTATGGCGGTTTTTCTGAGGCCAAACCATGGCTGGGCATAAATGATGACTATCGGACCGTTAATGTTGCCATGCAGGAAGGCAATACAGAATCAGTCCTGAATTACTACCGGGCATTATTCAGAATCCGGAACAGGGAAGTGGTTTTTACAGAAGGTTCCTGCCAGCTTCTCGATACGGACAACGATGCTCTCTATACTTATCGACGTGAATACAACGAAGATGCGGCCCTGGTCATCTGCAATCTGACGAATCAATCACAGGATTTCCATTATCCGGGTCTGTCCTCATGGACGTGCCTCCTGAGTAACAGTGGAAATTGCGACTTCTCGGGCGAGGACATGACACTCGTACCCTATGGTTGCTATGTTTTGAAAAAAGAGATTTAG
- a CDS encoding glycoside hydrolase family 13 protein produces MEKSAVYHQPCSVYAYPYDNDTLHIKIRTKKNDVRCVSMIYGDPFEAVQDTNGKYEWISTKTEMEKIVQTDLHDYWFAAIKPPFHRLQYGFILTGNDGDTAFYGDRGFLSADRQAETQPDNFFKFPFIHETDRFKAPDWVKSTVWYQIFPERFANGNPSLSPENVLPWGSKDPGREDFFGGDLQGIIDHLDYLQNLGIGGIYLNPIFAAPTNHKYDTLDYFSIDPHFGDKETFRRLVQEAHKRGIRIMLDAVFNHIGSTSEQWRDVVKNEENSRYRDWFHIRSFPVRESENGNFEGKTTLSFDTFAFTPKMPKLNTANPEVQNYLLDIATYWIRTFDIDGWRLDVANEVDHAFWKKFHQAVIAAKSDCYIVGEIWHNAWNWLQGDEFHSVMNYPLTQSIIDFFIEDKITAAQTVSTVNEHFMKYMQQANEVSFNLLDSHDTARILTKAKGDKQKVKQALAFLFAQTGSPCIYYGTEIGMAGGNDPLCRKCMIWDEDKQDADMLAFTKKLISLRKKFQTVMIYGTLDWLIVNDQKNLLCFRKKYNGHALIFIFNHGSENQNVILSDYRLTMVNAWNGEEFASGTVPVPAQQFTILETEM; encoded by the coding sequence ATGGAAAAATCAGCCGTGTATCATCAACCGTGCAGTGTTTATGCTTACCCGTACGACAACGATACGCTGCACATTAAAATCCGGACTAAAAAGAATGATGTTCGCTGTGTTTCAATGATCTATGGGGATCCTTTTGAAGCCGTTCAGGATACAAACGGCAAGTATGAATGGATCAGTACCAAAACGGAAATGGAAAAAATAGTCCAGACGGACCTGCACGATTACTGGTTTGCAGCAATCAAGCCACCTTTTCACCGACTGCAATACGGTTTTATATTGACGGGGAATGACGGCGACACCGCATTTTACGGCGATCGCGGATTCTTGTCGGCCGATAGGCAGGCAGAGACTCAACCGGATAATTTTTTCAAATTTCCTTTTATTCACGAAACTGACCGATTTAAAGCGCCTGACTGGGTAAAGTCCACCGTCTGGTATCAGATTTTTCCTGAGCGTTTTGCGAACGGCAATCCGTCTCTCTCACCGGAAAATGTACTGCCTTGGGGCAGCAAAGATCCTGGAAGAGAAGATTTTTTTGGCGGGGATCTTCAGGGGATTATCGATCATCTCGACTATCTTCAGAATCTGGGAATCGGTGGCATTTACCTGAACCCGATTTTTGCCGCGCCAACCAACCATAAATATGACACTTTAGACTATTTTTCAATCGATCCGCATTTTGGCGACAAAGAGACGTTCCGGAGGCTTGTGCAGGAGGCGCATAAAAGAGGCATCCGGATCATGCTGGATGCTGTTTTTAACCATATTGGCAGCACATCGGAACAGTGGCGGGATGTCGTGAAAAATGAAGAAAATTCAAGATACAGAGATTGGTTCCATATTCGTTCCTTCCCTGTCAGAGAAAGCGAAAACGGAAACTTTGAAGGGAAAACAACGCTGTCGTTTGATACATTTGCCTTCACGCCAAAAATGCCGAAGTTGAATACGGCAAATCCGGAAGTTCAAAATTATCTCCTGGATATCGCAACATACTGGATCAGGACATTTGATATTGACGGCTGGCGTCTTGACGTTGCCAATGAAGTGGATCACGCATTCTGGAAGAAATTTCATCAGGCGGTGATTGCCGCAAAAAGCGATTGCTACATTGTCGGAGAAATCTGGCATAATGCATGGAACTGGCTGCAGGGCGACGAGTTTCATAGTGTCATGAATTATCCGCTCACACAATCCATTATTGACTTTTTCATTGAAGATAAAATAACGGCTGCTCAGACAGTCAGCACGGTCAATGAGCATTTTATGAAGTACATGCAACAGGCTAACGAAGTATCTTTCAATTTGCTTGACAGTCATGATACCGCCCGGATCCTGACGAAAGCTAAGGGTGACAAACAGAAAGTAAAACAGGCTCTGGCATTTCTGTTCGCTCAGACAGGCTCACCGTGTATTTATTATGGCACCGAAATCGGCATGGCCGGCGGGAACGATCCGCTATGCCGCAAATGTATGATCTGGGATGAGGACAAGCAGGACGCGGATATGCTCGCGTTCACAAAAAAGCTGATCAGCTTGAGGAAAAAGTTTCAAACCGTCATGATTTATGGAACACTTGACTGGCTGATTGTCAATGATCAGAAGAATCTTCTATGCTTTCGCAAAAAGTATAACGGCCATGCACTGATTTTTATCTTTAATCACGGTTCGGAGAATCAAAACGTTATTCTGAGCGATTACAGGCTCACTATGGTCAACGCCTGGAACGGGGAAGAATTTGCGTCAGGCACTGTTCCTGTACCCGCACAGCAGTTTACGATATTGGAAACAGAGATGTAA
- a CDS encoding extracellular solute-binding protein, producing the protein MRRLRKAISALVVFGLVMTLAACGSSGNSSGSTTGKQVLTVSVDSSNAAYANFVNSVKGAFEKANNATVKVVKKPMFDQLTALTLDGPAGKAPDVMLAPYDRVGALGQQGQLLEVDKSMLNFLNQKGQQQVKVGKKYYGVPLTVEALVLFYNKDLVKKAPATFKDLEALAKDKRFAFNTEPGKNTGFLVKWTDFYYAFGLYAGYGGYVFGNNNTNSKDIGLNNAGSISAVTYATHWFKDIWPKGMQDVKASGNFVTNEFVKDKAGAVIDGPWQAAVYKQSKINYGVAKIPTLPNGKEYAPFAGGKAWVASAYTKNPGLAKKWLSYVTNAANSYKFYQDSNEIPINPQAQARVENSNDLLAKAVIKQYDSSIPMPSIPEMAEVWTTMEPAMFNAASGKKTPKQTLDDAVSTLHQTIAQKYNGK; encoded by the coding sequence ATGAGACGATTAAGAAAAGCGATTTCGGCATTAGTTGTATTCGGATTAGTGATGACACTTGCAGCCTGCGGTTCCAGCGGAAACTCCAGCGGCAGTACGACCGGAAAACAAGTACTGACGGTTTCTGTTGATTCTTCCAATGCTGCGTATGCCAATTTCGTAAACAGCGTCAAAGGCGCGTTTGAAAAAGCGAATAACGCGACTGTAAAAGTTGTTAAGAAACCGATGTTTGATCAGCTGACTGCACTGACCCTCGACGGCCCCGCCGGTAAAGCGCCGGATGTTATGCTCGCTCCTTATGACCGGGTCGGGGCGCTGGGCCAGCAGGGTCAGCTGCTTGAGGTCGATAAAAGCATGCTGAACTTCCTGAATCAGAAAGGCCAGCAGCAGGTGAAGGTCGGCAAAAAGTATTACGGTGTTCCCCTGACTGTTGAAGCGCTTGTTCTCTTTTACAACAAAGATCTGGTAAAAAAAGCACCGGCGACTTTCAAAGATCTGGAAGCTCTTGCGAAGGATAAACGATTTGCGTTCAATACAGAACCTGGAAAAAATACCGGATTTCTGGTTAAGTGGACAGATTTTTACTATGCATTTGGTCTGTATGCGGGATACGGCGGCTATGTGTTTGGTAATAACAATACAAACTCTAAGGATATCGGGCTGAACAATGCAGGCTCAATTAGTGCGGTGACGTACGCAACCCATTGGTTCAAAGACATTTGGCCTAAAGGCATGCAGGATGTTAAAGCTTCAGGAAATTTTGTGACGAATGAATTTGTAAAGGACAAGGCAGGGGCGGTCATTGACGGACCATGGCAGGCTGCAGTTTATAAGCAGTCCAAGATTAATTATGGCGTTGCCAAGATCCCTACACTTCCAAACGGTAAAGAGTACGCACCATTTGCAGGCGGTAAAGCTTGGGTGGCATCCGCTTATACAAAAAATCCGGGCTTGGCAAAAAAATGGCTGTCTTATGTGACCAATGCTGCAAATTCTTATAAATTCTATCAAGATTCCAATGAAATTCCGATTAATCCGCAGGCACAGGCTCGAGTGGAAAATTCGAATGATTTGCTTGCAAAAGCTGTCATTAAACAATATGACTCTTCCATACCTATGCCTTCCATTCCGGAAATGGCAGAGGTATGGACAACAATGGAACCGGCGATGTTCAATGCAGCCTCGGGAAAGAAGACACCGAAACAGACGCTTGACGATGCAGTATCAACGCTCCACCAAACAATTGCTCAAAAATACAACGGTAAATAA
- a CDS encoding sugar ABC transporter permease, protein MRRHVRSQRVNKLFSRFFTYLFLILLSIIILYPLLITAESAFNATSLAAFTLDWHIHWTLANFNQLFTQTLYLTWFKNTMIIAIFTMILQVIIVTLAGYTYSRYRFKGRKNGLIFFLIIQMVPTMAALTAFFVLGLIINGLDQYWYLTLIYVGGGIPMNTWLMKGYFDTIPRDLDESARIDGAGHLRILCQINLPLAMPMIAVQALWAFMGPFGDFLLAAFLLRTPSNLTVAVGLQQFISNPTSQNVSLFAAGSFLISVPIVILFFFLQRFFQSGLTAGGTKG, encoded by the coding sequence ATGAGAAGACATGTCAGAAGCCAGAGAGTAAACAAGCTTTTCAGCCGGTTCTTTACTTATTTGTTTCTAATTCTTCTCAGCATTATTATTTTGTATCCGTTATTGATTACAGCGGAATCCGCGTTTAATGCTACCAGTCTTGCCGCGTTTACGTTGGATTGGCACATACACTGGACTTTGGCTAATTTTAATCAGCTTTTCACTCAGACACTTTATCTGACCTGGTTTAAAAATACAATGATCATCGCAATTTTTACGATGATTCTTCAAGTGATCATTGTTACGCTCGCAGGTTACACATATAGCCGCTATCGGTTCAAAGGACGCAAAAACGGCCTGATCTTCTTCCTCATTATTCAGATGGTTCCGACGATGGCCGCTTTAACGGCGTTCTTTGTTCTTGGATTAATCATCAATGGGCTGGATCAATATTGGTATTTGACTTTGATCTATGTCGGTGGGGGAATCCCAATGAATACATGGCTGATGAAAGGTTATTTTGACACCATCCCCCGTGATCTGGATGAATCGGCAAGAATTGACGGTGCCGGGCATCTGCGTATTCTTTGCCAGATCAATCTGCCGCTTGCTATGCCGATGATCGCCGTTCAGGCGCTGTGGGCTTTCATGGGACCGTTTGGAGATTTCCTGCTGGCTGCGTTCCTGCTGCGCACACCATCGAACCTGACTGTTGCAGTCGGTCTGCAACAGTTTATCTCGAACCCAACCAGTCAAAATGTATCATTGTTTGCCGCCGGATCTTTCTTAATATCGGTACCGATTGTGATCCTGTTTTTTTTCCTGCAGCGTTTTTTCCAAAGCGGGCTCACAGCTGGCGGTACAAAAGGTTAA
- the pgmB gene encoding beta-phosphoglucomutase produces the protein MKAVIFDLDGVITDTAKYHFQAWKTLASAIGIQIDETFNEQLKGISRMDSLERILKFGGRTTDFSNEEKNRLAECKNEDYRKLIASMTPDDVLPGIQKFLSELKEAGIKIGLASASKNGPFILDALKITHFFDTIVDPAKLKKGKPDPEIFATATAQLNLQPYNCAGIEDAVAGIQSINEAGLFSVGVGVPDEVHADWRINSTEALTLSGLKKHFKKKI, from the coding sequence ATGAAAGCCGTCATATTTGATCTGGACGGTGTTATTACCGATACGGCTAAATATCACTTCCAAGCATGGAAAACTCTCGCATCAGCGATCGGCATTCAGATTGATGAAACCTTTAACGAACAGCTGAAAGGCATTAGCAGGATGGACTCTCTGGAACGTATTCTGAAGTTCGGCGGACGGACCACTGACTTCTCAAACGAGGAGAAGAACCGTTTGGCTGAATGCAAGAATGAAGATTATAGAAAATTAATTGCGTCTATGACACCCGATGATGTGCTTCCGGGTATTCAAAAGTTTTTGAGCGAACTGAAAGAAGCGGGGATCAAGATTGGCTTAGCCTCTGCAAGCAAGAATGGCCCCTTTATTCTTGACGCATTGAAAATCACTCATTTTTTTGACACGATTGTGGATCCGGCGAAATTAAAGAAAGGAAAGCCGGATCCTGAAATTTTTGCGACTGCGACAGCACAGCTTAATCTTCAGCCTTACAATTGTGCCGGAATTGAGGATGCTGTTGCCGGGATTCAGTCCATTAATGAGGCGGGGCTTTTTTCTGTCGGGGTCGGTGTGCCTGATGAGGTACACGCAGACTGGCGGATCAATTCTACCGAAGCTTTGACGCTTTCCGGTTTAAAGAAACATTTCAAAAAAAAGATCTAG
- a CDS encoding carbohydrate ABC transporter permease, with translation MKDKQNKKSVRKAGLLSLIPGLGQLYNGQLLKGILFLLLTIAFLLELVTVGIPAFQGFITLGTVPIRDHSLFLMVEGTLQIIVTFIFFMLMLFSISDARQVAKLWNASKTVNTSIPSMLKNVWDKGFPYLLTFPAYIIMIFVIVFPVLVTLFMAFTNYDFYHIPPARLINWVGLQNFFNMFFLSSYRSTFVTVLGWTIIWTIMATTCQIVLGIITAVVSNQDFIVGKRIFRIIFLLPWAVPAFVTIMSFSNIFNDSIGAINQQVLAFLNYIPLLHFQEIPWKTDPFWTKTALIMIQTWLGFPYIFVMVTGVLQSIPHDLYEAADMDGANFLQKFTRITLPMILFATAPVFITQYTFNFNNFSIIYLFNSGGPGDVGGGAGSTDILISWIYKLTTGTSPEYSLASAVTIVISIIVIGVSLLAFKKTNAFGNEGMM, from the coding sequence ATGAAAGATAAGCAGAATAAGAAAAGTGTCAGAAAAGCAGGATTGTTGTCCCTCATTCCCGGTCTTGGGCAGCTCTATAATGGGCAATTACTGAAGGGGATCTTGTTTCTCCTGCTCACGATTGCTTTCCTTCTTGAGCTTGTGACCGTCGGGATACCTGCTTTTCAAGGTTTTATTACACTGGGAACGGTTCCAATCCGGGATCATTCCCTTTTCTTAATGGTAGAAGGAACCCTGCAGATCATTGTTACATTCATATTTTTTATGCTTATGCTGTTTAGCATCAGTGATGCCAGACAGGTGGCTAAGCTTTGGAATGCTTCAAAAACGGTGAATACAAGTATTCCTTCAATGCTGAAAAATGTCTGGGATAAAGGATTCCCTTATCTGTTAACCTTTCCGGCTTATATTATTATGATCTTTGTCATTGTTTTTCCGGTACTGGTCACACTGTTTATGGCTTTCACAAACTATGATTTTTACCATATTCCTCCGGCTAGGCTGATTAACTGGGTCGGATTACAAAACTTTTTCAATATGTTTTTTTTAAGTTCCTATCGGTCGACTTTTGTGACAGTGCTTGGCTGGACTATTATCTGGACCATCATGGCAACAACTTGCCAGATCGTGCTGGGTATTATTACGGCTGTTGTTTCCAATCAAGACTTCATTGTTGGAAAAAGGATTTTCCGTATTATCTTTCTGCTGCCCTGGGCCGTTCCGGCATTTGTTACGATCATGAGCTTTTCCAATATTTTTAATGACAGTATCGGTGCGATAAACCAGCAAGTCCTAGCTTTTCTAAATTATATTCCACTCCTTCATTTTCAGGAAATCCCATGGAAAACCGATCCGTTCTGGACGAAAACCGCACTGATTATGATTCAGACATGGCTTGGTTTCCCGTATATTTTTGTGATGGTTACAGGAGTCCTGCAGTCCATACCTCATGATTTGTATGAAGCGGCGGATATGGATGGCGCAAACTTCCTGCAGAAGTTTACTAGAATTACGCTGCCGATGATTTTGTTTGCCACAGCACCGGTTTTCATTACGCAGTACACGTTTAATTTTAACAATTTTTCGATCATCTATTTGTTCAATTCCGGAGGGCCCGGGGATGTTGGTGGCGGAGCAGGATCCACTGATATACTAATTTCCTGGATTTATAAGCTGACAACAGGCACATCTCCGGAATACTCACTGGCTTCGGCAGTAACCATTGTTATATCTATCATCGTGATTGGCGTCTCACTACTGGCATTCAAGAAAACAAACGCTTTCGGTAATGAGGGGATGATGTGA
- a CDS encoding glycoside hydrolase family 65 protein: MAQTRLFKVEPWKLETHELHREKMRLQESLASLSNGYMGMRGNFEETYSGDHHQGTYIAGIWYPDKTRVGWWKNGYPKYFGKVINAMNIIGIKLFLDGEEVDLFKDKIEDFYLELNMRTGILKHSYTADKNGKKVGIDVERFLSIVNKEICAIRFRVTGISGDTAVRMIPFLDGDVRNEDANYEEMFWTEVGKYSDKQRSGLTVRTIDNAFGTPVFAISASMGVQSGQSLSISADQKKLYVAQSCDFFVEAEKSVTLDKLIAVTTSRDYDSGQLAEKANELLDQALTSGFDELKKEHAGAWQRRWNKADIAIEGDDEAQQGIRFNLFQLFSTYYGEDARLNIGPKGFTGEKYGGATYWDTEAYAVPMYLAVADPIVTKQLLLYRYHQLDGAYFNAREQGLKGALYPMVTFTGVECHNEWEITFEEIHRNGAMAYAIYNYVNYTGDQSYINQYGIDVLVGISRFWADRVHFSKRKQKYMIHGVTGPNEYENNVNNNWYTNTMAAWTLSYTISIMALVSSDKCRALDLSQTEIDHWQDIVDGMYFPYEEKLGIFVQHDTFLDKAIHPASEIPANERPINQHWSWDKILRSCFIKQADVLQGIYFLNDQFSFEEKKRNFEFYEPLTVHESSLSPSVHSILASELRKKDKALELYKRTARLDLDNYNNDTKDGLHITSMTGSWLAIVQGFAGMRTFKETLSFAPYLPKDWEAYSFKVNYRGRLIEVSVDHEKVVLTLLSGHSLKMKLFDQPITLERRFAYRLVDGEEVDKK, from the coding sequence ATGGCACAAACGCGACTATTCAAAGTTGAACCATGGAAGCTGGAAACCCACGAGCTTCACAGGGAAAAAATGAGGCTGCAGGAGAGCCTGGCTTCTCTAAGTAACGGCTACATGGGTATGCGTGGTAATTTTGAGGAAACGTATTCCGGCGACCACCATCAGGGGACCTACATCGCCGGTATCTGGTATCCGGATAAAACACGGGTCGGTTGGTGGAAAAACGGTTATCCGAAATATTTTGGAAAAGTGATTAATGCCATGAATATTATCGGAATAAAGCTTTTTCTGGACGGGGAAGAAGTCGATTTATTTAAAGATAAGATTGAAGACTTTTATCTTGAGCTGAATATGCGCACCGGGATATTGAAACATTCGTATACCGCTGATAAAAATGGCAAGAAGGTCGGAATTGACGTCGAACGTTTTCTGAGCATTGTCAATAAAGAGATCTGTGCGATCCGTTTCCGGGTCACGGGAATTTCGGGGGATACGGCTGTGCGGATGATTCCCTTCCTTGATGGTGACGTGCGCAATGAAGATGCCAATTATGAGGAAATGTTCTGGACTGAAGTCGGAAAATATTCTGACAAACAGCGTTCCGGCCTGACCGTCCGAACGATTGACAATGCATTTGGGACGCCTGTTTTCGCCATTTCCGCCTCGATGGGGGTCCAGTCCGGACAAAGCCTCTCTATCTCCGCAGATCAAAAAAAGTTATATGTGGCCCAGTCCTGTGATTTCTTTGTCGAAGCAGAAAAATCCGTCACACTCGACAAACTGATTGCGGTAACCACGAGCAGAGATTATGATTCAGGCCAGCTGGCTGAAAAAGCGAATGAACTGCTGGATCAGGCGCTGACCAGCGGTTTTGACGAATTAAAAAAAGAGCATGCCGGAGCATGGCAAAGACGCTGGAATAAGGCTGATATCGCGATCGAGGGTGACGATGAAGCACAGCAGGGTATCCGTTTCAATCTGTTCCAGCTTTTTTCAACCTATTATGGAGAAGACGCGCGGCTGAACATTGGACCTAAGGGGTTTACCGGTGAAAAATATGGCGGAGCAACTTATTGGGATACGGAGGCCTATGCCGTCCCTATGTATTTGGCAGTAGCGGATCCAATCGTCACAAAGCAGCTGCTCCTCTATCGTTATCATCAGCTGGATGGCGCCTATTTCAATGCCCGCGAGCAGGGACTTAAGGGTGCGCTGTATCCCATGGTCACTTTTACGGGGGTTGAATGCCATAATGAGTGGGAGATCACGTTTGAAGAGATTCATCGCAATGGTGCGATGGCTTATGCCATTTACAATTATGTCAATTATACCGGTGATCAATCCTATATCAATCAATACGGGATTGATGTGCTGGTTGGCATCAGCCGGTTTTGGGCAGATCGTGTTCATTTTTCAAAACGGAAACAGAAGTATATGATTCACGGCGTGACGGGGCCCAATGAATATGAAAACAACGTCAATAACAACTGGTATACGAACACGATGGCTGCCTGGACACTGAGTTATACGATCAGTATTATGGCGCTTGTCAGCAGTGATAAATGTCGGGCGCTGGATCTGTCGCAAACTGAAATCGACCATTGGCAGGACATCGTTGACGGGATGTATTTTCCGTACGAAGAAAAGCTGGGTATTTTTGTCCAGCATGATACCTTTTTGGATAAGGCAATTCATCCTGCTTCCGAAATCCCGGCGAATGAACGGCCGATTAACCAGCACTGGTCCTGGGATAAAATTTTACGTTCTTGTTTTATCAAGCAGGCAGATGTGCTTCAAGGTATCTATTTTTTGAATGACCAGTTTTCCTTCGAAGAAAAAAAACGAAACTTTGAATTTTATGAACCATTGACTGTACATGAATCCAGCCTTTCTCCTTCGGTTCATTCAATTCTGGCTTCTGAACTGAGAAAAAAAGATAAAGCCCTTGAACTGTACAAAAGAACGGCAAGGCTTGATCTTGATAATTATAATAATGATACAAAAGACGGACTGCATATTACTTCGATGACAGGCAGCTGGCTGGCGATCGTTCAAGGATTTGCTGGAATGAGGACTTTTAAAGAAACACTTTCCTTTGCACCCTATTTGCCTAAGGACTGGGAAGCCTACTCATTCAAAGTTAATTATCGGGGACGGCTGATTGAAGTAAGTGTTGATCATGAGAAAGTTGTATTGACTCTATTGTCAGGGCATTCACTGAAAATGAAGCTGTTTGATCAGCCGATTACACTTGAACGGCGTTTTGCATACAGGTTGGTCGATGGCGAAGAGGTGGATAAAAAATGA